From a region of the Notolabrus celidotus isolate fNotCel1 unplaced genomic scaffold, fNotCel1.pri scaffold_123_arrow_ctg1, whole genome shotgun sequence genome:
- the LOC117808557 gene encoding GTP-binding protein 2-like produces MVDLSGTAAGSPGPPRHGPGSGCTGKRTSKKSRTRRGKRGRRRRNKKNTRNYKTPPPCFPPEAEEGNIEYKLKLVNPTQYRFEHLATQLKWRLQEGRGEAVYQIGVEDNGLLVGLTEADMRASLKTLKRMAEKVGADITLLREREVDHDSDRNTRKIAEVLVRKVPDDQQFLDLRVAVLGNVDSGKSTLLGVLTQGELDNGRGRARLNLFRHLHEIQTGRTSSISFEILGFNSKGEVVNYSESRTAEEICESSSKMITFIDLAGHHKYLKTTIFGLTSYCPDFAMLVVSANTGIAGTTREHLGLAMALKVPIFIVVSKVDLCSRGTVDRTVRQLERLLKQPGCNKVPMVISNPDDAVTAAQQFTQSACITPIFTLSSVSGESLDLLKVFLNILPPLSNSKEQEELMQQLTEFQVDEIYSVPDVGTVVGGTLYSGVCREGERLVVGPTDEGRFLRLKVGSIQRNRSACRVLRAGQAATLALGNFDRSLLRKGMVMVSPKMNPTICCQFEAAIVLLFHAKTFRRGSQVTVHVGNVRQTAIVECLHGKEELRTGERAVVRFRFIKHPEYLRLGAKLLFREGVTKGIGHVARLMPPSQNHDQNQNHDQNLQEH; encoded by the exons ATGGTGGATTTATCCGGGACTGCTGCAGGGTCACCCGGACCCCCCAGGCACGGACCGGGCTCCGGCTGCACCGGGAAGAGGACCTCGAAGAAGTCCCGGACCCGGAGGGGGAAGCGAGGCCGGAGGAGACGTAACAAAAAGAACACCCGGAACTATAAAACACCTCCACCGTGTTTCCCCCCGGAG GCTGAAGAAGGAAACATCGAGTACAAG TTGAAGCTGGTGAACCCCACTCAGTATCGCTTCGAACATCTGGCCACGCAGCTGAAGTGGCGTCTGCAGGAGGGCCGCGGCGAGGCCGTCTATCAGATCGGAGTGGAGGACAACGGCCTGCTGGTCGGTCTGACCGAGGCCGACATGAGGGCCTCGCTCAAGACCTTAAAGAGGATGGCAGAGAA aGTCGGTGCCGACATCACGCtcctcagagagagggaggtggacCACGACTCGGACAGAAACACTCGAAAAATCGCAGAAGTCCTGGTTCGAAAAGTTCCCGATGATCAGCAG TTCTTGGATCTGAGGGTGGCGGTTCTTGGGAATGTGGATTCTGGGAAGTCGACCCTGCTGGGCGTCCTGACGCAGGGAGAGCTGGATAACGGCCGAGGCCGAGCGCGACTCAACCTCTTCAGACATCTGCACGAGATCCAAACCGGACGAACCTCCAGCATCAGCTTCGAGATCCTCGGCTTCAACAGCAAAGGAGAG GTGGTGAACTACAGCGAGTCCAGGACAGCCGAGGAGATCTGCGAGAGCTCCTCTAAGATGATCACCTTCATCGATCTGGCGGGACACCACAAGTACCTGAAGACCACCATCTTCGGCCTGACCAGCTACTGCCCCGACTTCGCCATGCTGGTGGTGAGCGCCAACACGGGCATCG CCGGTACGACCCGGGAGCACCTGGGCCTGGCCATGGCGCTGAAAGTTCCCATCTTCATCGTGGTCAGTAAAGTGGACCTGTGCTCACGCGGCACCGTGGACCGGACTGTCCGTCAGCTGGAGCGACTCCTGAAGCAACCCGGCTGCAACAAGGTTCCCATGGTGATATCCAACCCTGACGACGCCGTGACGGCAGCGCAGCAGTTCACTCAGTCCGCGTG catcaCGCCTATCTTCACCCTGTCCAGTGTGTCTGGAGAGAGTCTGGACCTGCTGAAGGTTTTCCTGAAcatcctccctcctctgagCAACAgcaaggagcaggaggagctgatGCAGCAGCTCACTGAGttccag GTGGATGAGATCTACTCTGTTCCTGATGTGGGGACCGTGGTGGGTGGAACTCTGTACAG cggAGTGTGTCGTGAGGGCGAGCGGCTGGTGGTCGGGCCCACAGATGAGGGTCGTTTCCTGCGTCTGAAGGTGGGCAGCATCCAGAGGAACCGCTCGGCCTGCAGGGTGCTGAGGGCCGGACAGGCCGCCACACTCGCTTTGGGGAACTTTGACCGCTCGCTGCTACgcaag GGCATGGTGATGGTCAGTCCCAAGATGAACCCCACCATCTGCTGTCAGTTTGAAGCCGCCATCGTGCTCCTCTTCCACGCCAAGACCTTCCGCAGAGGGTCACAGGTCACCGTGCACGTGGGCAACGTGCGGCAGACGGCCATCGTGGAGTGCCTTCACGGGAAG gaggagctgcGTACGGGCGAGAGAGCCGTGGTCCGCTTCCGCTTCATCAAACACCCGGAGTACCTGCGGCTGGGCGCCAAGCTGCTCTTCAGGGAGGGCGTCACCAAAGGCATCGGACACGTCGCCCGCCTGATGCCCCCCTCCCAGAACCacgaccagaaccagaaccacgaCCAGAACCTGCAGGAGCACTAG
- the LOC117808558 gene encoding E3 ubiquitin-protein ligase TRIM39-like — protein sequence MAAANYQRPEDQFLCSICLDVFTHPVTIPCGHNFCKDCISEHWSTKDQCLCPMCKEVFITRPDLRVNTFISEMVAQFRDKAQQEASSSSSEQQESKPGEVLCDVCTGTKLKALKSCLDCLVSYCETHLEPHLTAPRLKRHQLIDAVENLEDRMCPKHDKPLELFCKTDQTCVCMLCSVLDHKTHEFVPLGEEYEDKKAELEETDTAIQEMIQNRRVKIQEIKHSADLGKRDADREMAEGVRVFTALKESVERGQAKLMDSIKEKQKTAEQQDQDFIHQLEEEISELKKRSSEVKQLSGSEDHLHLLQRVQSLNINHPPPIKDWTQVHVRPPSYEGTVVRAAAQLEETLREEMKKLLQAELKRVQQYAEDVTLDPDTAHPRLILSDDGKQVHHSDVLKKNLPDNPERFSHCVSVLGKQSFSSGRFYFEVQVKGKTRWDLGVVRESINRKGPITARPEDGFWLLCLRNGKEYTAFDYPPVLLSLRSDPEKVGVFVDYEEGLVSFHDVDSAALIYSFTGCSFTDKLLPFFGPCLNYEGKNSAPLIITPVSAQ from the coding sequence ATGGCTGCTGCAAACTACCAGAGACCTGAGGACCAGTTCCTGtgctccatctgtctggatGTGTTCACTCATCCTGTCACCATACCATGTGGACACAACTTCTGCAAAGACTGCATCTCTGAACACTGGAGTACCAAAGACCAGTGCCTGTGTCCCATGTGTAAAGAGGTTTTCATCACAAGACCTGATCTGAGGGTCAACACCTTCATCTCTGAGATGGTCGCTCAGTTCAGAGACAAAGCTCAGCaggaagccagcagcagcagctcagagcaaCAAGAGTCCAAACCAGGAGAAGTCCTCTGTGACGTCTGCACTGGGACCAAACTGAAGGCCCTGAAGTCCTGCTTAGACTGTCTGGTGTCCTACTGTGAGACTCACCTGGAGCCTCACCTGACAGCTCCACGTCTGAAAAGACACCAGCTGATCGACGCCGTGGAGAACCTGGAGGACAGGATGTGTCCGAAGCACGATAAACCTCTGGAGCTGTTCTGTAAGACCGATCAGACGTGTGTCTGCatgctctgctctgttttagACCACAAGACCCACGAGTTTGTTCCTCTGGGAGAAGAATATGAAGACAAGAAGGCCGAGCTGGAGGAGACGGACACTGCAATCCAGGAGATGATCCAGAACAGACGAGTGAAGATTCAGGAGATCAAACACTCAGCCGACCTCGGTAAGAGAGacgcagacagagagatggcagAAGGTGTTCGAGTCTTCACCGCTCTGAAGGAGTCTGTTGAGAGAGGCCAGGCCAAGCTCATGGACTCCatcaaagagaagcagaaaacagCAGAGCAACAGGACCAAGACTTCATCCACCAGCTGGAAGAGGAGATCTCTGAGCTGAAGAAGAGAAGCTCTGAAGTGAAGCAGCTCTCAGGCTCTGAAGACCACCTCCATCTTCTCCAGAGAGTCCAGTCCCTGAACATCAACCACCCACCACCAATCAAAGACTGGACACAGGTTCATGTCCGTCCACCTTCATATGAGGGGACTGTGGTGAGAGCTGCTGCTCAGCTGGAGGAGACTctcagagaggagatgaagaagctGCTTCAAGCTGAGCTGAAGAGAGTCCAGCAGTACGCAGAGGATGTGACTCTTGATCCTGATACAGCACATCCTCGACTCATCCTGTCTGATGATGGGAAACAAGTTCATCACAGTGATGTGTTGAAGAAGAATCTTCCAGACAACCCAGAGAGGTTTTCtcattgtgtttctgttttaggaAAGCAGAGTTTCTCTTCAGGCAGATTTTACTTCGAGGTTCAGGTTAAAGGAAAAACTAGATGGGATTTAGGAGTGGTCAGAGAGTCGATCAACAGGAAGGGACCGATCACAGCGAGGCCTGAGGATGGTTTCTGGTTATTATGTTTGAGAAATGGAAAAGAGTATACAGCTTTTGATTACCCTCCAgtccttctctctctgaggtCTGATCCTGAGAAGGTGGGGGTGTTTGTGGATTATGAGGAGGGTCTGGTCTCCTTTCATGACGTAGACTCTGCAGCTCTTATCTACTCCTTCACTGGCTGCTCCTTCACTGACAAACTCCTCCCATTCTTCGGTCCTTGTCTTAACTATGAAGGTAAAAACTCCGCCCCTCTGATCATCACTCCTGTCAGTGCTCAATAA